A stretch of Dehalococcoidia bacterium DNA encodes these proteins:
- a CDS encoding enoyl-CoA hydratase/isomerase family protein, which produces MSYTMVTFERRDRVAWLTLNRPQAMNSLHPDMVEEMHAALDQVALDQTLRALIISGGGGKAFCAGADLKFIEAALHDLRPFKAYVRRLNEALFRLEALPIPVIAVVRGFALAGGLELLLACDYTLAAETAKIGDQHLNFALLPGAGSSQRLPRRIGLQRALYLITTGARLSGKEAQEWGIVLRAVPEESLDAEVERLLDALRTKSRDALSAVKRAVRNGLEMPLRQGVDYEGEVLLAHMETSQDVRRGLQAFLEKRPVSF; this is translated from the coding sequence ATGTCTTACACGATGGTCACCTTTGAACGGCGCGACCGGGTGGCGTGGCTCACGCTCAATCGGCCTCAGGCCATGAACTCTCTGCATCCGGACATGGTGGAGGAGATGCACGCGGCCCTGGATCAGGTAGCTCTGGACCAGACGCTGCGGGCGCTGATCATCTCTGGCGGCGGCGGAAAGGCGTTTTGCGCGGGGGCGGACCTCAAATTCATTGAAGCGGCCCTCCACGACCTCCGGCCTTTCAAGGCCTACGTGCGGCGTCTCAATGAGGCTCTCTTTCGGCTGGAGGCGCTGCCCATCCCGGTCATAGCCGTGGTGCGCGGCTTCGCCCTGGCGGGTGGCCTGGAGCTGCTTCTGGCCTGCGATTACACGCTGGCTGCCGAAACCGCCAAGATAGGCGATCAGCACCTGAACTTTGCGCTTCTGCCTGGCGCGGGGTCCAGCCAGCGGCTGCCCCGGCGCATTGGCCTGCAACGCGCCCTGTACCTCATCACGACGGGCGCGCGTCTCTCCGGCAAAGAGGCCCAGGAGTGGGGTATAGTTCTGCGGGCCGTGCCCGAAGAGAGCCTTGACGCCGAGGTGGAGCGCCTGCTCGACGCGCTGCGCACGAAAAGCCGCGACGCGCTGAGCGCCGTGAAGCGCGCTGTCCGCAACGGCCTGGAAATGCCTCTGCGCCAGGGCGTGGACTACGAGGGCGAGGTGTTGCTGGCCCACATGGAAACGTCACAGGACGTGCGACGCGGGCTGCAGGCATTCCTTGAAAAGCGCCCTGTTTCTTTCTGA
- a CDS encoding enoyl-CoA hydratase-related protein: MSNREMAWTTWEKVAGPGLDFADILYEKKHHKEFEGGAARVSVNRPQRYNAFTMHTLDEMFRAFYDASHDPMIGSVILTGVGDHFGAGGDVAWEQWGLREQFYWRYTPNRLVRMCRKPVIAMVKGYCIGGSNHLAYCCDFTIAADTAILGQNGPRVSSPADGYFIPYLTRVIGAKRAREMWMLCRRYTAHEAREMGLVNRVVPLDRLEEEVDKWCEELLQVSPGVLETLKAAFDQEMDMFPELGVVSGMMYPDWFDMPEGKEGAMAFLEKRKPRFWAIRKQEAEFHRKLREESGKSPDSPKS, from the coding sequence GTGAGCAACAGAGAAATGGCATGGACGACGTGGGAGAAAGTCGCCGGGCCTGGCCTGGATTTCGCCGATATCCTCTACGAGAAGAAACACCACAAGGAGTTCGAGGGCGGGGCTGCGCGTGTCTCCGTCAACCGCCCCCAGCGCTACAACGCCTTCACAATGCACACCCTGGATGAAATGTTCCGGGCGTTCTACGACGCCAGCCACGACCCGATGATCGGAAGCGTCATTCTGACAGGCGTCGGCGACCACTTCGGAGCGGGCGGCGACGTGGCGTGGGAGCAGTGGGGGCTGCGGGAGCAGTTCTACTGGCGCTATACACCTAACAGGTTGGTGCGCATGTGCCGGAAGCCCGTCATCGCCATGGTGAAGGGCTACTGCATCGGCGGGTCAAACCACCTGGCCTATTGCTGCGACTTCACGATCGCAGCCGACACCGCCATCCTAGGACAGAACGGCCCAAGGGTCTCCAGCCCCGCTGACGGCTACTTCATTCCGTATCTGACCCGCGTGATTGGCGCCAAGCGCGCGAGAGAGATGTGGATGCTCTGTCGGCGCTACACTGCCCACGAGGCACGGGAAATGGGGCTTGTGAACCGCGTCGTGCCATTGGACCGGCTTGAAGAAGAAGTCGACAAGTGGTGCGAGGAGCTGCTGCAAGTGAGCCCCGGAGTCCTGGAGACCCTCAAGGCCGCCTTCGATCAGGAAATGGACATGTTCCCGGAGCTGGGCGTAGTTTCCGGCATGATGTACCCCGACTGGTTCGACATGCCCGAGGGGAAGGAGGGGGCGATGGCCTTCCTGGAGAAGCGGAAGCCGCGTTTCTGGGCCATCCGGAAGCAGGAAGCGGAATTCCACCGCAAGCTCAGGGAGGAATCGGGGAAGTCCCCGGACTCCCCCAAATCTTAA